From the genome of Trichomycterus rosablanca isolate fTriRos1 chromosome 18, fTriRos1.hap1, whole genome shotgun sequence:
TCTTGACTGGCGTCAGCGAAATGGTTTGTCCTCAGACAGAGAActattatttgtttttgcttttcctATTTTTTGCACCCAATTTCGTAGCTGCTGCCACCCCATCCCCAATTGAATAGGGTTGAGGCTGTCACTCACCCCTTCCGACATGCTTGCAGATGGCTTATTTTCACCTGCTAGGGGGCGTGGTCTTACAGAACACAGTATTGCATGTAGAGAGACTGACCTGCTATTTGTAACTAGCCCATCCAGTGCAGAATCTTGTTTCAGCCATTGTCTCTCccactacagacacacagccaatcgtgtgtctgtgtgcccgactggctgatagcagagctgaaatacTAACTcgagagctcaagatctcagcgctggtgggcCTGCGTGTttcaccactgcaccacccaagcgcccagGGCTAATATGCTTTTGCTAGGTTGTTGGCAATACTAAACTTGGCACTGATTACATTTCTTGCCAACTGACTGACATCAGCATATTTAAGTTGAGCTAATGATGGGCACTGAGCACCCGGACAAGTGCTTTTtctaatggctaggctgtttggctATGTGTGAGGGACGGGATGGCCGATCACATCTGTGTAGAAACTCGACCAGCTCATACTAGTTACCTAGTGTTAATTACTGTCTGCTACAGCACTAAGCTGATAAAATTTGCTCTGTCCCTCAGCGGCTCGCTCGTACCGGCATCATCATTACCACCAGTGAGTCGATCCTGCTGCAGCTTGTTTCTGACAAAGAACATCCAAAGTTTAAAGAGATCCAGAACCTCATTAAAGCCAGCGCTCCCGAATCAGGACTGCTCTCCAAGGTCTGAGCAGAGTGAGAGTGAGGCTCTACAGTTACTCCTGTTACTGAAGTTACATAATGTCTTATAAAGAATTTACATCAATGTTTTAGCTTGGATTGGTGTTTTGAATTTCTTTGTCaaagattttcatgtgtaaAGTTACCGTGTTCAAATTGTTACAAACTATGGTGTTTACTATAGTGTTTTAGGTAGTGGTCAATAACCCAGCATTTATTCCCGGATGTTTTCTATTTGCTTAACAGCAAAACTGGGTAGAACAAGAACAAAATCAACACAAATAGCAACTTTTAATGAGTACTGCAGATTTAAATATTCAACCCCTTTAATAGAATCCTTTATAAGAGCACACATgtgttgtgtggtgtgtgtatatatacgcatatatttttaaatagacATTTTACGTTTAAGTAGCACTTTGTTTTCATCAATATGATCACTACTGGGATGGTAAACGCTGCTACTTGTTGACAACTTAAACAGCGTGCAAATGTGTCTTGATATTATGTTTTACTTTCTGGTCTAAAGCCTTCATATAgatttagttttatattggggACATTGGTTAACAAAGCAGCATAGTAGCACTGAATTAATCTACATTCTGTTTCACCCACTTCCCAAAATGCCAGTGCAATATTGTCCACAGAATTGAAACATAAAGTAaataacaaaaatggaaatgggCTTTTGTTAATGCTCTGGATGGAGGTGACCAAGCTAGTATGtgttatacgagggatcttcaaaaagtttccgtacttttatattttggttggaaacggtgagggcgggaggagtagtaattggtcgtgtctgagagactaagagagagcttatagtccagatttagcgccatctgatttccacctccagctttaaggggaagattttcatgtgatgatgtgaaagcagcgatgcatcagtggctacacaagaagttggtacgacgctgggaaaatgcatcggagggtgattatgtagaaaagtgatcatttgtttttgaaattcttaataaatagagtttttagtgtggaaactttttgaagaaccctcgtaataGGGCTGTATTATTACTATGACCACTATGCAGTTGTATACCTAAAACAGGTTTATAAATATGATCTTGAGCCTAGAAATGATGAAAATATCATTAACTATACTTTGCATTAATGAAATGCACCAACTAGTGCATTCGAAATAAAGTTACTGAAATGAGTGAACAGCTGGAATATGTTAAGTACACCATTACCTAACACAGTTATGTTATTTATTGTATGTGCACAACTGTTAGAAAATAGAGATGGAAAATAACTAAAGCACTAAAGCACAAGTAGGTCAATTATTGCCTGCTCAATTCTAAACAAGTTGTATTGTTAGAAGTACTGTATTCTTCTGGCACTTGCCTACTTAGAACTGTGTAACAAGTGTACACCATGTATAATGGTATGTGTGTTACGTAGTATAAAGCACCCAATGACTATTTAGTAGAGAACTGTTAGAAGTGTTGGTACTAAAAGCAGACTAcatctcattttattttatttcatttatctaCTGTCACACTTAAAAttgttaaatgctattaaataagGTCCATTAAAATCAAATGTGCATTTACAGTATGTCATTGGaaaactgtattatttattaaaattacacactgtcgagtcacattattatgaccacttcctactttcaaCAGCTGCAGCTCgcagctcatgaaggaagtcacgttttgtgagctggcttggtgcgTACATAAAGTGTGAAAGGCACTCTCAATTGATTTGGGTACAAATCCATCCCTGCAGATCACgtacacccatacatgctgattgtcttccctggggcggatgggatcttccagcaatggctagaaatgtccgacattggttggaggggcatgaccaagacttccaagtactaccctggcctcCTAAtttcccagacttgaacccaattaAACATTTAAGGGACCACTTTGATTGCCGTGTTTGCTCTATGGATCATCTCCTACGCACCCTCCAGCAGATGTGGGATGCACCGcggtcagcatggctccagatacctgtgacaacctaccaggaccttactgagtctCTCCCAGCCCATCTAGCTGCTGTCTGCTGCACACGGCGGTTattctggatattagctggaggtcataataatgtgactcgacagtgTTCAGTATGTTGTATAGTGTTTGAGTTGGTGTATCTTCATTTTCAGATCTGAAAATCTAATTAAACCAAATGTTTGAGCTACTtctaacatgttttcttttcttttagtttAACTGTATTTCTGTTGGGTTTTAATGACATAGATTAgtgacaaataaaaagaaaaaaacatctaCCTTATGTGACTATGAGCCACCAAATTGAACTGTGTTGCCCATTTTTCTGTGTTCTGGTACGTTTATCTGGGACGATCTGGTGGATCTGATCACTTTATACTCATATGGATCCAACAAATAGTTAAATGAAGAGAAGCATTGCATATGACACACACCTAGCATCACCAGAGAGTTGTGCTAAATGCTGACAACAGAAATTCAACACCCTTATCATGCAGGTGTTGGTAACACAGCACAATTAACTTACGTGTAGACTGACGCTAAGCCCCTGGAGTGCATCCTGAGCACACTGCAAAGTCGAAGAAGAATCTTTTTTGGTGTTTATATCATTTAGAGCGAAAAATTGGAAAAATATTTGTATGTAATATAATTAAGTTTATTGGTACAAAAGAGATGGATCATGCAAAATATAGAAACCATGTACTAAAATGAGCTGAAAATCAATCAGAATATTTAAGGtttcaattaatcaatcaaaatgTACTTTTCCCTATTTTTTATAatgagttttgtgtgtatttattgttttttcatTATTCCCTGCTTCAGTCTTCAGCTTTCTTAAAGTTGATCTGTGTTTAATCTGGTAGATCTGGATACACAGACTTTATAAGTCAGCTTTACTCATACCTGGtttaaaaggaaatgtgctgTGCTGACATGATTTAACTGTATATTAGAAACACTATCATAGGGTTTCTGTAGCTACAGGCACAGTTATGTAATGTAGTCATTACTGAAGTACCAATTTCAGACCTGTCAGTATCACAATTTTTATGGCTTCCATTCCAGTGTCTGTTGAATTCATTTAATGAGGTGCTAATTGAATAATCACCTGAAccaaattttatttaatgaagaaaaaaatatatagagaGCCAGAGAACCTAAATGTTTTGCAGTGATGTCTTATTTTTTTGTACATATATACGTACAGTATATcagccaaaatattaggaccacccaCCAAAATGTGCATAGCAAAGCCTATTTTGTAACAATTGTGCTTGTCCTGTTCAGGGTTATATTCATGAATGCAGCAAATAGGATCAGGCATTTACACCTGAGTGATTTTGTTGAAGCAAGTTGTTATGACCAGACGATGGGGTTAAAGATGGTATCTTCAAAGCAGCAAGGGACTTGGGGACTGGAACAGGCAgctgtggtgagtacccactgaTAATGAGCCAAGGAGGGACAAATTATGAACCACCAACTGGTTGTCGGGCTGCCAAGAGATAAAGACTACGCTGTTCTGTGTATGGATTGTGTGGTACCTACAATGGGCACCCAGGCATCAGAAATTGGACAAAAGAACAATGGTAAAAGGTCGGCTTGGTAAACAAATCCTATTTTCTCCAAGGTTACTTGGATGACTCGGCATATGTGCATCATTTACCCACAAGAGacgcaccaggatgcactgaaGGACACCTGACAGTGAGCTTGTTTTGCATTCTATTGTAAAACCATGGTTATTAATATGGACTTGGTCCCCATGTTTTCTTGGGTAAATCTTTCCACATGATATTCAATGTGTagcagtggtgctatcggctggttggGCTTCTTCACACATACATGATTAGCTATGCTGGAAGTGACCGAGGCGCCACGATAGATTAGCATCCTGTTCATAGTGAtagtgcattgtgcccagtgatacCAAGGAAACTGGACCTATTGTGatcctgacctggataaagcagtggtaaaacatgcaacTTCAATAATAAGAATGTTgaagatataataataattataataataattataataatagtgttATTAATAGCACTTTAATCATAAAATACAAGCTATTTAGCagaagggtctgtcatgttttcCTTTGTTGTGTTGCATTAAAATGCTCTTGTTGTGACTAGCAGgaggaaagtaaaaaaaagccaGCTTGTTTTATTGCTTCTTTAGATATTTTCATCTGAAATTTGTTGATTTAAGAACAATTAGATATTGACCAGTACCTGATACAAGTACGTACATGTATCTACAATCCTTTAAGTGTACATGAACATTTTAACAGATTGACCACTGGGGGGCGCTGTAGAACACAAAACGATAAATAGGGTTTCTGCAAACTGTTTTATGTGGGAAATGGTTAAAAAACCTACTTATAAAGAAGAACAGAGACTCCTTTTGTGTGACTGAGGTCCAAAGCTAGACAATAACATGACTTTTAAATCACTACTAGCCACGTAAACCAAgtcacctttaaaaaaaaaaaaagatctaaaCAAAATAAGAACACGTTAAATCTGGAGCCAAATCCAGGATAAACGTTTTGTTCATCTAAAGTCAAGTCGATGCACCACAGCTCTGCtcgcactgtgaccctgactggGATACAGTGGAGATTTTAAACGCTGGACAGAATGGCAatcaatcacagggcaacaaGGTACATTAGAGCAAGTCTTCATCATACCATCTTCTGCATGTTCAggaggtggaaggaaactggaggacCAATAGGAAACCCATTTGGAGactggaagaacatgccaaattatTCACATACCTAGCCAACCTGAGACAAAAATGCACTGCTGATTGGTTAGATCATAAAACCAAGTCCATAATTTTGGTATCATTTGGTATCATGGTATCAAATTAGTTATTGCTTTGAATTACTACAACTGGCActgtgatgataataatgaccACACAAACAGTCAGAATGACTAAAGTTAatattttgcacattttgtttcttttcagtTCTGCTTCTTTCTTTTTCAGTAGGGAATCAAAGCCCGGCGTGTACAGATCCTCCAGCCAAAAATTCAGTTTCCTAGGGTCTTCCTGTAAGAGAAGAGAATTATTATGAGAAGATAAATCAACCGATATTAAAGTGACTTAAATGTATTATCCTGAATTATTATTCTTGTACTCACACTGCCTTAAGAATTTTGTAAGTATTGAAACCcaactcatttaaaaaaaatgccacCACCTATATTAGTTCTGCCAATTACTTTAATGTTTACCAGATACATATAGTGTTGGTAAAGcttaacaataaaacaaactacttCTACTGGGAAGGGCTTGCTGACTAGCTTTAAAATTGACAGCTTGACCTAGAAAGTTTGTCTATACTTTCAGATTTAATCTAGATTGGATTAAATTGAGCTCTGGGGTAAATTGAGAGCCTCTAAAATGGTTTTGTATAATTCTTCAAATTTTATGGGATTGGATCTCTGACTTGTTTTAAAAGCTACTTTGACTTCAGTTGTGGGCAATAACTGTTGTGGGCCTAATATGCTCGCCCACCACCAGGTTGAGCTAtcgagttcgaatcccagcagaGCTCTTGACCTGTACAGGAGTCTAACATACAGTAATCCATGCCAGAGGCAGGGAGGTCGgtgttcctcattgctgctttAAATGCGACCTTTGCTGGCACATGGTGGATTCAAGGAGGGCAAAGTGTGACTGTCTGACTTAATATATTACTGCatctaaaatgctttaaaagtaAAATGGTTTAGGGCTCTAAATATTTATCTGAGACACAGAAATCAGCTCACTGATTCTTTAACTACTCAGCATCGAGTATTACCTGTAGATAATCAGCCAGGTTTTCATGCAAAGAGTGTCTGTCAAATTCCTCAATAGTCCAGGAAGGTTTGGACCTCTGGTTTTCCTCCACATGTAcagtctgtatatctgtatagaGTGGGTTTTGCTTGACCCTTGGTTTTAGAGTAAGTGGTGTGATGTGCTGCTCCAGTATTTTGTCTCTGAACTCAGGACTGCCCCCTGGTGACACTGGCTGTTTTGACATCTTCATTCTTGTCCTTGAACTCTGAAAGAAAGAAGACAGAGTGGACAGTAGAAGAGAGCACAGTTAATGTGTCAAACTCACGCTTGTGTTAAATTGTTAACCATAATGTTGAAgctataatgataataatggaTAAATTATGTACTATATTAAAGGATTATCTCTCCATCTTGTGTTAATAACAATTCATAAATCATTTAAGCTTCTAGTAATAAGAGCAGACTGAGCCTTGATCTTTAGAGTGAGTAATTCTCAGGcgataaaacacactagcctaTACTAGTGTTGAGATTTAGAGcccttgagtttgaatctcagctctgcaatcAGCCaaccgggcgtctacacagacacatgattggctgtgtgactGCAGGGAGGGACAGTGGCTGAAACAGGGCTCCTCGTTGCTGCTGTAAGATCGAGGCACCTGCATGGGGGGCGGATGATCATGGATCAGCTCTCCTTGTTTAGAGGGTTGGGGTGGCGGCGGCATTGATGAGAGAGAGATACGTTCCAATTGGCCATGACTGAATTGGGCGCAAAAagggagaaagaaaaaaaaccccattaatttatttactgttcATTCATCTTCAATAATAGTCTCA
Proteins encoded in this window:
- the LOC134332937 gene encoding major intrinsically disordered NOTCH2-binding receptor 1-like, which produces MDITVLPNNNHPEKFLQLDVRTLPASHGMFQIGAALSGQRQWHNKVYSQSSRTRMKMSKQPVSPGGSPEFRDKILEQHITPLTLKPRVKQNPLYTDIQTVHVEENQRSKPSWTIEEFDRHSLHENLADYLQEDPRKLNFWLEDLYTPGFDSLLKKKEAELKRNKMCKILTLVILTVCVVIIIITVPVVVIQSNN